The following are from one region of the Eubacterium sp. MSJ-33 genome:
- a CDS encoding methyl-accepting chemotaxis protein, with product MNGTRLAKKNDLAVKVMAAFAIAKIIVLIINHKTQKGFVPLLVLFALFAVGNVVFQIINDRSELTKFTSITVFAVLVIISAFVSGSVMDALPVFIAIGMCIIYMDTLHIRITCGISTLGILIQTIIQIANHGLASSVTWVEILLLTIIFTIGILMACNITLREQETDRQEIEYHVAYQEEITENMVKVVDNGNAHIEQLQSKLDNFQAATAEVTKSVDAISTGVTDTAENMEVSTTMTQQIQDIIDNLIDVKDNTVQSTQRAIESVKSGLDIIESLKDKSDDINVANEDVTRVSEELCEKIQSAEEITQIIYQISSQTNLLALNASIEAARAGEQGRGFAVVADEIRKLADDTRSSIDSITQLLKGVTDLANHTSDLVRRSVAAVSEQAKYIEAADGSFQTIAGVVEELSGDMKQLDKISGNLDASNNSIIDGLANQQAASEEIAANAQSSADLCETNLNELNGVIAELNEIAKIIGSLRAADLDEINKILEETTVQTDESGDRTDYSDYFSENNGQAAEIPTIVSAEETESEEASQTEAEENESEEAGQTEADAVEETHEDSEPEEVEMNETFESLEGAEDIGIEEHQDEESEDEEISEDSEPEDDMAYDADTDEEDPDME from the coding sequence ATGAATGGAACCAGATTAGCAAAAAAGAACGATTTAGCGGTGAAAGTGATGGCAGCATTTGCGATTGCCAAGATTATTGTACTAATCATTAATCATAAAACACAAAAAGGGTTTGTACCACTGCTGGTATTATTTGCTTTGTTTGCAGTTGGAAATGTTGTATTCCAGATAATCAATGACCGAAGCGAATTGACGAAGTTTACATCTATTACTGTATTTGCAGTGCTGGTAATTATTTCAGCGTTTGTATCCGGTTCTGTGATGGACGCACTTCCGGTTTTTATAGCAATCGGCATGTGTATTATTTATATGGATACATTACATATCCGAATCACCTGTGGAATCTCAACACTTGGTATTTTGATTCAGACGATTATTCAAATCGCAAATCATGGATTGGCATCATCCGTGACATGGGTAGAAATCCTGCTTTTGACGATTATCTTTACGATCGGTATTTTGATGGCATGTAACATTACTTTGCGGGAGCAGGAAACGGATCGTCAGGAAATCGAATATCATGTTGCTTATCAGGAAGAAATCACAGAGAACATGGTAAAGGTTGTGGATAATGGAAATGCACATATCGAACAGCTTCAGTCAAAGCTCGATAATTTTCAGGCTGCGACAGCAGAGGTTACGAAGTCTGTAGATGCGATTTCCACAGGCGTTACAGACACGGCAGAGAATATGGAAGTGTCAACAACGATGACACAGCAGATTCAGGATATTATTGATAACCTGATTGATGTCAAGGATAACACGGTACAGTCAACACAGAGAGCAATCGAATCCGTAAAGTCCGGTTTAGATATTATTGAAAGCTTGAAAGACAAATCCGATGATATCAATGTAGCGAATGAAGATGTGACCCGCGTATCCGAAGAACTCTGTGAGAAAATTCAGTCCGCAGAGGAAATCACACAGATTATCTATCAGATTTCAAGTCAGACAAACCTGCTTGCATTGAATGCAAGTATTGAGGCCGCACGTGCAGGTGAGCAAGGCCGTGGATTTGCTGTTGTTGCAGATGAGATTCGGAAGTTAGCGGATGATACAAGAAGTTCGATTGACAGTATCACACAGCTTCTGAAGGGCGTGACAGATCTTGCTAACCATACATCCGATCTGGTACGCCGGAGCGTAGCAGCGGTATCGGAGCAGGCAAAATATATCGAAGCGGCAGATGGAAGTTTTCAGACGATTGCAGGTGTAGTAGAAGAATTGTCCGGCGATATGAAGCAGCTTGATAAGATTTCCGGCAATCTGGATGCTTCCAATAATTCGATTATTGATGGTCTTGCCAATCAGCAGGCAGCAAGTGAGGAGATTGCAGCAAATGCACAGTCTTCGGCAGATCTTTGTGAGACAAACTTAAATGAGTTAAATGGCGTTATTGCCGAATTAAACGAGATTGCCAAGATTATCGGAAGTCTGCGGGCAGCAGATCTTGATGAGATCAACAAGATCCTGGAAGAGACAACGGTTCAGACTGATGAAAGCGGAGACCGGACGGATTATTCTGATTATTTTTCAGAGAATAATGGACAGGCGGCAGAGATTCCGACAATTGTATCTGCAGAAGAGACAGAATCAGAGGAAGCAAGTCAGACAGAAGCGGAAGAGAACGAATCAGAGGAAGCGGGTCAGACAGAGGCGGATGCGGTTGAAGAAACTCACGAAGATTCTGAGCCGGAAGAAGTTGAAATGAATGAAACATTTGAATCTTTGGAAGGTGCAGAAGATATTGGAATCGAAGAACATCAGGATGAAGAATCTGAAGATGAAGAAATAAGCGAGGATTCCGAACCGGAAGATGATATGGCATATGATGCGGATACAGACGAAGAAGACCCTGATATGGAGTAA
- the tgt gene encoding tRNA guanosine(34) transglycosylase Tgt, whose product MSYKLITKDGSAKRGAFTTPHGVIQTPVFMNVGTAAAIKGAVSTEDLQTIGTQVELSNTYHLHVRPGDEVVKKLGGLHKFMVWDKPILTDSGGFQVFSLAGLRKIKEEGVTFHSHVDGRLIFMGPEESMQIQSNLASTIAMAFDECAPAKADRSYIQPSVDRTTRWLERCKREMQRLNGLEDTINKQQMLFGINQGGIIDDIRIEHAKRITDMDLDGYAIGGLAVGETHAEMYRIIESVMPYLPENKPTYLMGVGTPANILEAVDRGVDFFDCVYPSRNGRHGHVYTNHGKLNLFNAKYELDERPIEEGCGCPACKKYSRAYIRHLLKAKEMLGMRFCVLHNLYFYNNMMKEIREAIEEHRYSEYKRQKLEGFQNQE is encoded by the coding sequence ATGAGTTACAAATTGATTACAAAAGACGGAAGTGCGAAGCGCGGAGCATTTACGACTCCCCACGGTGTGATCCAGACACCTGTCTTTATGAATGTTGGTACAGCCGCTGCGATTAAGGGTGCTGTATCGACAGAAGATCTGCAGACGATCGGTACACAGGTTGAGCTATCCAATACTTATCATCTGCATGTCAGACCAGGCGATGAAGTTGTGAAGAAGCTTGGTGGTCTGCACAAGTTTATGGTGTGGGACAAGCCAATTCTGACAGATTCCGGCGGATTTCAGGTGTTTTCCCTTGCAGGACTTCGTAAGATTAAGGAAGAAGGTGTCACTTTCCATTCCCATGTTGATGGACGTCTTATATTTATGGGACCGGAGGAGAGTATGCAGATTCAATCGAATCTTGCATCTACAATTGCAATGGCATTCGATGAGTGTGCACCGGCAAAGGCAGATCGTTCCTATATTCAACCATCGGTGGATCGTACAACACGCTGGTTGGAGCGATGCAAGCGTGAGATGCAGAGGCTGAACGGTCTGGAAGACACGATCAACAAACAACAGATGTTATTTGGCATTAATCAGGGAGGTATCATTGATGATATCCGTATTGAACATGCGAAGCGGATTACAGATATGGATCTGGACGGTTATGCGATTGGCGGTCTGGCAGTCGGTGAGACACATGCAGAGATGTATCGCATTATCGAGTCAGTTATGCCATATCTGCCGGAGAATAAGCCGACTTACCTGATGGGTGTCGGTACACCTGCGAATATATTAGAGGCGGTGGACCGGGGCGTTGATTTCTTTGATTGCGTATATCCGTCCCGTAACGGCAGACACGGACATGTCTATACGAATCATGGTAAGCTGAATCTGTTCAATGCAAAATATGAGTTGGATGAACGTCCGATTGAGGAAGGCTGTGGATGCCCGGCATGTAAGAAGTATTCAAGAGCCTATATCCGGCATCTGCTCAAAGCAAAGGAAATGCTTGGAATGAGATTTTGCGTCTTGCATAATTTATATTTTTATAATAATATGATGAAGGAGATTCGGGAGGCAATCGAGGAACATCGTTATAGTGAATATAAACGACAGAAATTGGAAGGCTTTCAAAATCAAGAATAA
- the yajC gene encoding preprotein translocase subunit YajC: protein MLLTLLESTATTAKQPGGLFWVIYIVILVGFMWLLIIRPQKKQKKQMEDLHKAMEPGDNIMTTGGFYGTILDIVDDTTVIVEFGNNKNCRIPMHKNAIAEIEKAGSAVVKDEEEDTPVKDEKKEDKKADKKLGKTKE, encoded by the coding sequence ATGTTATTAACATTACTGGAATCAACAGCAACAACAGCAAAGCAACCGGGTGGATTGTTCTGGGTTATCTACATTGTAATCTTAGTGGGATTCATGTGGTTGCTGATTATCCGTCCGCAGAAGAAGCAGAAGAAACAGATGGAAGATCTGCACAAGGCAATGGAACCGGGTGACAACATTATGACAACTGGTGGATTCTATGGCACAATCCTTGATATCGTAGATGATACAACGGTTATCGTAGAGTTTGGTAACAACAAGAATTGCCGTATTCCAATGCATAAGAATGCAATTGCAGAGATCGAAAAAGCCGGTTCTGCAGTCGTAAAGGACGAGGAAGAGGATACACCTGTAAAGGACGAGAAAAAAGAAGACAAAAAAGCAGATAAGAAGCTTGGAAAGACAAAGGAATAA
- a CDS encoding iron-sulfur cluster assembly scaffold protein produces MIYTKEVENMCPVAKGAKHEPAPIPEEGKWVHSKKIEDISGFTHGVGWCAPQQGACKLSLNVKDGVIEEALVETIGCSGMTHSAAMAAEVLQGKTILEALNTDLVCDAINTAMRELFLQIVYGRTQSAFSDDGLAVGAGLEDLGKGLRSQVGTMYATKEKGVRYLEMAEGYVTGIALDADNEVIGYQFVSLGKMTDFIKKGDDPNTAWEKAKGQYGRVADAVKIIDPRQE; encoded by the coding sequence ATGATTTACACGAAGGAAGTTGAAAACATGTGCCCAGTAGCCAAGGGTGCAAAGCATGAGCCAGCTCCTATTCCTGAAGAAGGAAAGTGGGTACACTCAAAGAAGATTGAAGATATCTCTGGTTTTACACACGGTGTTGGCTGGTGCGCACCACAGCAGGGTGCTTGTAAACTTTCACTGAACGTTAAAGATGGCGTAATTGAAGAGGCTTTGGTTGAGACAATCGGTTGTTCCGGTATGACACATTCTGCAGCTATGGCAGCAGAGGTTCTGCAGGGTAAGACAATCCTTGAGGCTCTGAACACAGACCTTGTTTGTGATGCTATCAATACAGCTATGAGAGAGCTGTTCCTTCAGATTGTTTATGGTCGTACACAGAGTGCTTTCTCTGATGACGGTCTTGCAGTTGGAGCAGGTCTTGAGGATCTTGGTAAGGGCCTTCGTTCTCAGGTTGGTACAATGTACGCAACGAAGGAGAAGGGTGTTCGTTACCTTGAGATGGCTGAGGGCTATGTAACAGGTATCGCACTTGATGCAGATAACGAAGTAATCGGATACCAGTTCGTTTCTCTTGGAAAGATGACAGACTTCATTAAGAAGGGTGATGATCCTAACACAGCATGGGAGAAGGCAAAGGGTCAGTATGGCCGTGTTGCTGATGCAGTGAAGATTATCGATCCTAGACAGGAATAA
- a CDS encoding GGGtGRT protein, which produces MALFESYERRIDQINAVLNSYGISSIEEAEKITKDAGLDVYDQVKKIQPICFENACWAYTVGAAIAIKKGCRRAADAAAAIGEGLQSFCIPGSVADHRKVGLGHGNLGKMLLEEETECFCFLAGHESFAAAEGAIGIAEKANKVRQKPLRVILNGLGKDAAQIISRINGFTFVETKYDYKAAKLNVVYEKPYSTGLRATVKCYGADDVQEGVAIMHHENVGVSITGNSTNPTRFQHPVAGTYKKECIEQGKKYFSVASGGGTGRTLHPDNMAAGPASYGMTDTMGRMHSDAQFAGSSSVPAHVEMMGLIGMGNNPMVGATVAVAVSVEEAAKAGKF; this is translated from the coding sequence ATGGCTTTATTTGAATCATATGAAAGAAGAATTGACCAGATTAACGCTGTATTGAACAGCTATGGTATCAGCTCTATCGAAGAAGCTGAGAAGATTACAAAGGACGCTGGACTTGATGTTTACGATCAGGTTAAGAAGATTCAGCCAATTTGTTTTGAGAATGCTTGCTGGGCTTACACAGTTGGTGCAGCAATCGCAATTAAGAAGGGTTGCAGAAGAGCAGCAGATGCTGCAGCAGCAATCGGTGAAGGACTTCAGTCTTTCTGTATCCCAGGTTCCGTTGCTGATCACCGTAAGGTAGGTCTTGGACATGGTAACCTTGGTAAGATGCTCCTTGAGGAAGAGACAGAGTGTTTCTGTTTCCTTGCAGGACATGAGTCATTCGCAGCTGCTGAGGGTGCAATCGGTATTGCAGAGAAGGCTAACAAGGTACGTCAGAAGCCACTTCGTGTTATCTTGAATGGTCTTGGTAAGGATGCAGCTCAGATTATCTCACGTATCAACGGATTTACATTTGTTGAGACAAAGTACGATTATAAGGCAGCTAAGCTGAACGTAGTATATGAGAAGCCATACTCAACAGGTCTTCGTGCAACTGTTAAGTGTTACGGTGCTGATGATGTTCAGGAAGGTGTTGCTATCATGCATCATGAGAACGTTGGTGTATCTATCACAGGTAACTCAACAAACCCAACACGTTTCCAGCATCCGGTAGCAGGTACATACAAGAAGGAATGTATCGAGCAGGGTAAGAAGTACTTCTCCGTAGCATCCGGTGGTGGTACAGGTCGTACACTTCACCCAGATAACATGGCAGCAGGTCCTGCTTCTTATGGTATGACAGATACTATGGGACGTATGCACAGTGATGCACAGTTCGCAGGTTCTTCATCTGTACCGGCTCACGTAGAGATGATGGGTCTGATCGGTATGGGTAACAACCCTATGGTTGGTGCTACTGTTGCAGTTGCAGTTTCCGTTGAGGAAGCAGCAAAGGCTGGTAAGTTCTAA
- a CDS encoding DUF3592 domain-containing protein gives MDKTLMIISAFLGLFLILFFIIMRFSKSKCSKKIEATYLKYNSYTSNGGRGWVTNYAPVFRYNYNGEEYTNQSLQLLSKNKIQEFISGNSYTIIINEKKPSRFILYKKIEFTEILILLMGIFFLLVVVLSIMIK, from the coding sequence ATGGATAAAACTTTAATGATAATATCAGCATTTTTAGGATTATTTTTAATTTTATTTTTTATAATAATGAGATTTTCAAAATCAAAATGCAGTAAGAAAATAGAAGCAACGTACTTGAAATATAACAGTTATACAAGTAATGGCGGACGTGGATGGGTAACCAATTATGCCCCTGTCTTTAGATATAATTATAATGGAGAAGAGTATACTAATCAATCACTCCAATTATTATCTAAAAACAAGATACAAGAATTTATATCTGGAAATAGTTATACTATAATTATAAATGAAAAAAAGCCTAGTAGGTTTATCTTATATAAGAAGATAGAATTTACTGAAATATTGATATTATTAATGGGAATATTTTTCCTTTTAGTCGTTGTATTAAGTATAATGATTAAATAA
- a CDS encoding DUF3592 domain-containing protein, with protein sequence MSLKLKDADPVQRMKDMQEELKDPSLGEFSDLEQDPYVIETTRITPIEKLVYQPDGKLTSSSDGNPYIMTEEQQAQLFGENAGDKEIRKKFVRKEVMSVMIFGLILLFFGLGMSVHNKLFLRKADTVQGEITRIYHHRSTNKVYVSYEVNGKSYTGLYHDDNVGEIEGQKVTVYYDPENPKKIADGRIISKYCVFFVGVGAAMFLIGGYLVFWMNQNPDKGMEKYDRLFQNRGE encoded by the coding sequence ATGTCATTAAAGCTAAAAGATGCAGATCCGGTACAGCGTATGAAAGATATGCAGGAAGAATTAAAAGATCCTTCACTGGGGGAGTTCAGTGATTTGGAGCAGGATCCATATGTAATTGAAACAACAAGGATAACTCCGATTGAGAAGCTTGTATATCAACCGGATGGAAAACTTACATCTTCATCGGATGGAAATCCATATATTATGACAGAGGAACAACAAGCACAGCTTTTCGGAGAAAATGCCGGTGACAAAGAGATTAGAAAAAAATTTGTCCGTAAAGAAGTGATGAGTGTTATGATTTTCGGATTGATTTTGCTATTCTTTGGGCTTGGAATGTCTGTGCATAATAAACTTTTTCTTAGAAAAGCAGATACGGTTCAAGGGGAGATAACTCGTATTTACCACCATAGATCAACAAACAAGGTGTATGTATCTTACGAAGTGAATGGGAAGTCTTATACCGGATTGTATCATGATGATAATGTTGGTGAGATAGAGGGACAAAAAGTAACGGTATACTATGATCCGGAAAACCCGAAGAAAATCGCAGATGGAAGAATCATTTCAAAGTATTGTGTGTTTTTTGTCGGTGTAGGCGCAGCTATGTTCCTGATTGGAGGCTATCTCGTATTCTGGATGAATCAGAATCCGGATAAGGGGATGGAAAAATATGATAGGTTATTTCAGAATAGAGGAGAATAA
- a CDS encoding GGDEF domain-containing protein — protein MSFNNNTKTDIQIRRFTFRIVIVFLLAITAATGTITLILTRKSSREMKSKVVKLIQANTQLQISNLNQYLGRIEDTAALLFSDDVYCEYDATKEGQDAFEKIQQETAIEKRLQDINILQNFSDFGIVYADDSSLGAISNTTLGLFPDGGLYAYLEGHITDERKESGWFFDYERCYDRLYYVKKLNEHAIIVAAFYSWELSQSFTDMEDVPGMQSYLVDSAHSIVYAESGEILGRNAEDVWNDLPDGYSNYWIIDDKEVVVVGTCRNDWQVICVAPENVLFAEQVRINQFAIIVYIIMLVVAVSAAGILYSQVAVKDGVLSQIRQKADYDQLTNVLNKQSFRDLIDTKLGHAGEGTKHICMMLDMDNFKMVNDTYGHQEGDKFLKKSVAIFRETLGTQAIIGRMGGDEFAVYIPYEHEEETVIREEVARRLDALLAAFHKQFDTQYESCKVSLSAGICLIIAGDGMKPGFEGAYQMADRALYVSKENGKHQYNWYED, from the coding sequence ATGTCTTTTAACAATAATACAAAGACAGATATTCAGATAAGAAGATTCACATTTCGGATTGTCATTGTGTTTTTGCTTGCCATAACAGCTGCAACAGGAACTATCACTTTGATCCTGACAAGAAAATCCTCCCGGGAAATGAAATCAAAGGTTGTAAAACTGATACAGGCAAACACCCAATTGCAGATATCAAATCTCAATCAGTATCTGGGAAGAATCGAAGATACCGCAGCATTGCTGTTCTCGGACGATGTCTATTGTGAGTATGATGCAACGAAAGAGGGGCAGGATGCATTCGAGAAGATACAGCAGGAAACAGCGATTGAAAAACGTTTGCAGGATATTAATATTCTTCAGAACTTCTCTGATTTTGGAATTGTTTACGCAGATGATTCATCGCTTGGTGCAATATCAAATACGACGCTTGGACTGTTCCCGGATGGTGGACTTTATGCGTATCTGGAAGGGCATATTACAGACGAGAGAAAAGAGTCCGGCTGGTTTTTCGATTATGAGCGTTGTTATGACCGGCTGTATTACGTAAAAAAGTTGAATGAGCATGCAATCATTGTGGCAGCATTTTATAGCTGGGAACTGAGCCAGTCTTTTACAGATATGGAGGATGTGCCGGGGATGCAGAGCTATCTTGTGGATTCGGCGCATTCGATCGTCTATGCTGAATCAGGAGAGATACTTGGACGGAATGCTGAAGATGTCTGGAACGATCTGCCGGATGGATATAGCAATTACTGGATTATAGACGACAAAGAAGTTGTAGTAGTTGGAACCTGCAGGAACGACTGGCAGGTAATATGTGTGGCTCCGGAGAACGTGTTATTTGCAGAACAGGTCAGAATCAACCAGTTTGCCATAATTGTATATATTATTATGCTTGTGGTTGCCGTGTCAGCGGCAGGAATCCTGTATTCACAGGTGGCAGTAAAGGATGGCGTGCTTTCGCAGATCAGGCAGAAAGCAGATTACGATCAGCTGACAAATGTGTTGAACAAGCAATCATTCCGTGATCTGATAGATACAAAGCTTGGACATGCAGGGGAAGGAACCAAGCATATCTGCATGATGCTGGATATGGATAATTTTAAGATGGTAAATGATACATATGGGCATCAGGAAGGGGATAAATTTCTTAAGAAATCCGTAGCAATCTTCCGGGAAACTCTTGGAACACAGGCAATTATCGGACGTATGGGCGGAGATGAGTTTGCGGTGTATATTCCGTATGAACATGAGGAGGAGACCGTTATACGGGAGGAGGTTGCCCGGAGGCTGGATGCACTTTTGGCTGCATTTCATAAGCAGTTTGATACACAATATGAATCGTGTAAAGTCTCACTTTCAGCAGGAATCTGTCTGATAATTGCGGGAGATGGAATGAAACCTGGATTCGAGGGAGCTTATCAGATGGCGGATCGTGCGCTATACGTATCAAAAGAAAACGGAAAACATCAGTACAATTGGTATGAGGATTAA
- a CDS encoding ABC transporter substrate-binding protein: MGKMKNKYRGIGICLVLCMIFLSGCSGKSKPVVYESTTEITYSWWGNDDRHQYTLQALDIFTEQNQGQIEVQAKYGSWGGYENKMHIYMRSHNAPDVMQINYAWLSEYVDEENGFYNLYDLKDIIHLENYTPEELAYGEVDGKLYAVPISFNTPMFYFNKTLYTSYGLEIPKTWDDLFAAAKVMSRDGIYPLGTTKKQLFLMLVAYLEQITGRESVKADGSLQLTKEDIAFMLDFYKRLIDEDVLMPIDSFNRNAFSTGKAAGTLAWISDAANYCTPLEENGAEVIVGDYLQDADAKKFGWCVKPATMYAISSTTEYPEEAAKLLEFLLNSRDMAQLQGTEKGIPISDAAKTALQETQKLSGYEKQADDMRENYADRLEILQPVLENESVYDGFKVNSDYYIYDKLSEDEVVEKIYEAVY; the protein is encoded by the coding sequence ATGGGAAAAATGAAAAATAAATATCGTGGGATCGGCATCTGTCTTGTTTTATGTATGATTTTCTTATCCGGTTGTTCCGGAAAAAGTAAACCGGTAGTCTACGAATCTACAACGGAGATTACCTACTCCTGGTGGGGAAATGATGACCGGCATCAGTACACACTACAGGCGTTGGATATATTTACAGAGCAAAACCAGGGACAGATAGAGGTACAGGCAAAATACGGAAGCTGGGGAGGATACGAGAACAAAATGCATATTTATATGCGCTCCCACAATGCACCGGATGTGATGCAGATTAATTATGCGTGGCTGTCGGAATATGTAGATGAAGAAAATGGCTTTTATAACTTGTATGATCTGAAAGACATCATTCACCTGGAGAATTACACTCCGGAGGAGCTTGCTTATGGGGAAGTGGACGGAAAACTGTATGCTGTTCCGATTTCATTTAACACACCAATGTTTTATTTTAATAAGACGCTTTACACATCGTATGGACTAGAAATCCCGAAGACGTGGGATGACCTTTTTGCAGCGGCTAAGGTTATGAGCCGGGATGGAATCTATCCACTGGGAACGACAAAAAAACAACTCTTTCTGATGCTGGTCGCATATCTTGAACAGATAACGGGAAGGGAGTCCGTGAAAGCAGATGGGTCATTGCAGCTGACGAAAGAGGATATTGCATTTATGCTTGATTTCTACAAGCGTCTGATTGATGAAGATGTGTTGATGCCAATTGACTCCTTTAATCGAAATGCATTTTCAACAGGAAAGGCAGCGGGAACGCTTGCGTGGATCAGTGATGCAGCAAATTATTGTACACCATTGGAAGAGAACGGTGCGGAGGTTATTGTAGGCGATTATCTGCAGGATGCGGATGCGAAGAAATTCGGATGGTGTGTAAAACCGGCTACGATGTATGCTATCAGCTCAACAACGGAGTATCCGGAGGAAGCGGCAAAGCTTCTGGAGTTTCTGCTTAATAGCAGGGATATGGCACAGTTGCAGGGAACCGAAAAAGGTATTCCAATCAGTGACGCGGCAAAGACAGCACTGCAGGAAACACAAAAGCTCAGCGGTTATGAGAAACAGGCAGATGACATGCGTGAAAATTACGCAGACCGGCTGGAGATATTGCAGCCGGTATTGGAGAATGAAAGTGTCTATGATGGATTTAAGGTCAATTCGGACTATTATATCTATGATAAGCTTTCTGAAGATGAAGTAGTAGAAAAAATATATGAGGCGGTTTACTGA
- a CDS encoding CidA/LrgA family protein: MKYLRQFLLILFISFLGELLKYFLPLPIPASIYGMVILFIGLLSGIIKLDAVKDVGKFLIEIMPVMFIPAGVGLMASWGTLKPVLVPVSVITVVALVAVMGATGRVSQCVIKKSKAKEKAKEQEI, encoded by the coding sequence ATGAAATACTTACGACAGTTTTTGCTAATCTTGTTTATCTCCTTTTTAGGAGAGTTGTTAAAATACTTCCTGCCATTGCCGATTCCGGCGAGCATCTACGGCATGGTGATTTTATTTATCGGATTGCTCAGTGGGATCATTAAGCTGGATGCGGTAAAGGATGTCGGGAAATTCCTGATCGAGATCATGCCGGTCATGTTTATACCGGCAGGGGTTGGTCTGATGGCATCATGGGGGACATTGAAACCGGTGTTAGTACCGGTCAGTGTGATCACGGTTGTAGCACTCGTTGCGGTTATGGGTGCAACCGGACGTGTATCCCAATGTGTGATCAAGAAATCCAAAGCAAAAGAAAAGGCAAAGGAGCAGGAGATATGA
- a CDS encoding LrgB family protein, translated as MKELFQTSMFAGVTLSLLAYLAGLLLKKKFKLGIFNPLLISIILTIIVLVCAHIDYDTYNKGAVYLSWFLTPATVCLAIPLYEQWQLLKRNVKAVMLGITAGVLTSLTTVFVLSKLMGLTHQEYVTMLPKSITTAIGMGVSEELGGYVTITVAVIVVTGVIGNILGEFICKLFRITEPISKGLALGSSSHAIGTAKAIEMGEVEGAMSSLAIAVTGILTVVLASVYANFM; from the coding sequence ATGAAAGAGTTATTCCAGACGTCCATGTTCGCAGGCGTGACACTCAGTCTGCTTGCATATCTGGCAGGTTTATTATTAAAGAAAAAGTTTAAGCTTGGAATCTTCAATCCATTGCTTATCTCGATAATCCTTACGATCATCGTGCTTGTATGTGCGCATATTGATTATGACACGTACAACAAGGGTGCCGTGTATTTAAGCTGGTTTCTGACACCGGCTACGGTCTGCCTGGCAATTCCGCTGTATGAGCAGTGGCAGTTACTAAAGCGGAATGTCAAAGCCGTGATGCTTGGAATCACGGCAGGCGTACTTACGAGTCTGACGACGGTATTTGTACTGTCGAAGCTCATGGGACTTACCCATCAGGAATATGTCACGATGCTTCCGAAGTCCATTACGACAGCCATCGGTATGGGAGTATCGGAAGAACTTGGCGGTTATGTGACGATTACGGTTGCGGTTATCGTTGTAACAGGTGTGATTGGCAACATCCTAGGCGAGTTCATATGTAAGCTCTTCCGTATTACGGAACCAATCTCCAAGGGACTTGCACTTGGGTCTTCATCCCATGCAATCGGTACAGCCAAGGCAATCGAGATGGGTGAAGTGGAAGGTGCGATGAGCAGTCTGGCAATCGCCGTCACCGGAATCCTGACCGTTGTACTCGCATCTGTCTACGCGAATTTCATGTAA
- a CDS encoding AAA family ATPase, translating into MIITIGRKCGCCGDEIGHALEQIYHIPFYDRSVISELAKGYGMYDRYPDFYGETPMDTLMYTISQTESESVFYETPKKALTGILEGKNCIILGRCGDYVFKDRKDKLAIFLTGDDAMRIESIAKKHGIPERQAKKLVQTTDERRAAYHKYYTGETWGMAENYDLCLNVSKLGTAGTIAMIEQYIRQTGLE; encoded by the coding sequence ATGATTATTACGATAGGTAGAAAATGTGGCTGCTGCGGCGACGAGATCGGTCATGCGTTGGAACAGATCTATCATATTCCATTTTATGATCGGTCGGTCATCTCAGAGCTTGCAAAAGGGTATGGAATGTATGACCGGTATCCGGATTTCTATGGGGAAACCCCGATGGATACACTGATGTACACGATATCCCAGACAGAGAGCGAAAGTGTGTTTTATGAGACACCGAAGAAAGCATTGACCGGAATCCTGGAGGGAAAAAACTGTATTATTTTAGGTCGATGTGGTGATTATGTATTTAAGGACCGGAAGGATAAGCTTGCAATCTTCCTGACCGGGGATGATGCGATGCGGATCGAGTCGATCGCGAAGAAGCATGGAATCCCGGAGCGCCAGGCGAAGAAGCTTGTACAGACAACCGATGAACGCCGGGCGGCATACCACAAATATTATACCGGGGAGACATGGGGCATGGCAGAAAACTATGACCTGTGCCTGAATGTCTCGAAGCTTGGTACGGCAGGTACGATCGCAATGATTGAGCAATATATCAGACAGACTGGGTTAGAGTAG